The following are encoded together in the Vigna angularis cultivar LongXiaoDou No.4 chromosome 9, ASM1680809v1, whole genome shotgun sequence genome:
- the LOC108347689 gene encoding pentatricopeptide repeat-containing protein At1g12620, producing MWLSRSVRFSLLPSIAKFPPFLPIHNSLFCSHSHSQTSLHDDAVSQFNRLLHQRHVPPIFEFGKILGFLVRMKRYPTAISLIKQMELKGIHNDLANLNLLINCCCHLHKLSFAFSVFAKILKRGYHSDAITLTTLVRGLCDKGEVKEALNLHDKVITLGSRLNQFTYVTLINGLSKIGETKAAIELFRTIQGQSTVMYNIIIDSLLKENHPKEAYGLYSEMVIKGISPDLITYNTLIYGFCLVGQVDVAFGFLNKMVSNSIRPDVYTYNILIDAFCKERKLGEANNVLGVMVKAYVKPDVVSFNALMDGYYVVNKGKNAKQVFSAMTHMGVSPDVRTYNIMINGLIRNEMVDEAINLFHEMQNRNIFPNTVTYNTLIDGLCKTGRISHAWDLFHEMRGRNPQADVITYSSMIDVLCKNHQLDKAIELLRKMRENGVQPDMYTATILIDGMCRGGRLKNAQEIFQDLFNKGHNPNIRTYTVMISGLCKEGLLDEALTLWSKMEDSGCLSNIITFEIIISALFKNDETEKAEKFFHEMISRDLLK from the coding sequence ATGTGGCTCTCAAGAAGTGTTAggttttctcttcttccttccaTTGCCAAGTTTCCTCCTTTTCTTCCAATCCACAATTCCCTCTTTTGctctcactctcactctcaaACTTCCTTACACGACGACGCCGTTTCACAATTCAATCGCTTGCTTCATCAGCGTCATGTTCCTCCCATCTTCGAATTTGGAAAGATTTTGGGATTTCTTGTGAGGATGAAGCGTTACCCTACTGCTATTTCTCTCATTAAGCAAATGGAGCTCAAGGGAATTCACAATGACCTTGCTAATCTCAACCTCCTCATCAATTGTTGCTGTCACTTACACAAATTGTCTTTCGCTTTCTCTGTATTTGCCAAGATTCTCAAACGGGGTTATCATTCAGATGCCATAACATTAACTACACTCGTCAGAGGTCTCTGTGATAAGGGTGAGGTCAAGGAAGCCCTCAACCTTCACGACAAAGTAATAACACTAGGATCTCGGCTCAACCAATTTACTTACGTGACTCTGATTAATGGATTGAGCAAAATAGGAGAAACTAAAGCCGCCATCGAATTGTTCAGAACGATTCAAGGTCAATCAACCGTAATGTACAACATTATTATTGACTCTTTATTAAAAGAGAATCATCCGAAAGAAGCTTATGGTTTGTATTCTGAGATGGTTATCAAGGGAATTTCTCCTGATCTTATTACTTATAATACTCTAATTTATGGCTTTTGCTTAGTAGGACAGGTAGATGTAGCATTTGGTTTCCTAAATAAAATGGTATCAAATAGCATCAGGCCAGATGTTTATACCTATAATATATTGATTGATGCATTTTGTAAGGAAAGAAAGCTAGGAGAAGCCAATAATGTGTTAGGTGTGATGGTGAAAGCTTATGTGAAACCTGATGTTGTTAGCTTTAATGCTCTAATGGATGGATACTATGTAGTTAATAAAGGGAAAAATGCGAAACAAGTATTCAGTGCAATGACTCACATGGGAGTGAGTCCTGATGTTAGGACCTACAATATCATGATAAATGGACTCATAAGGAACGAAATGGTGGATGAGGCCATAAATCTCTTTCACGAAATGCAAAACAGGAATATCTTTCCAAATACTGTGACTTATAATACTCTTATTGATGGTTTATGCAAAACTGGAAGAATCTCTCATGCTTGGGATCTTTTTCATGAGATGCGTGGTAGAAATCCACAAGCAGATGTAATCACTTATAGTTCCATGATTGATGTTTTATGTAAAAATCATCAATTAGACAAGGCAATTGAATTATTgaggaaaatgagagaaaatggAGTTCAGCCCGATATGTACACTGCAACAATACTTATTGATGGGATGTGTAGAGGGGGGAGACTTAAGAATGCACAAGAGATTTTTCAAGATCTATTTAATAAAGGTCACAATCCCAACATCCGTACTTATACTGTTATGATCAGTGGTCTTTGTAAGGAGGGTTTGCTTGATGAGGCATTGACCTTGTGGTCCAAAATGGAAGACAGTGGTTGTTTatctaatattataacttttgaaataataatcTCTGCTCTCTTTAAGAATGACGAGACTGAAAAGGCAGAGAAATTTTTTCACGAAATGATCTCTAGAGACTTGTTGAAATGA